Proteins encoded in a region of the Diadema setosum chromosome 7, eeDiaSeto1, whole genome shotgun sequence genome:
- the LOC140231063 gene encoding uncharacterized protein, giving the protein MERPVYAVSALPVFKGTAKTNKGDIPCFVTLTGNCTRHMDKSPKTINLQEAKPVEVTGKNVAMLRARMGGPAPLIGTWGYIRQRFGDSSEEFNPSMEYEPPEPSLPDWEEHPYPTVILPNVPGSGANGGRGGAGGTGGGAGTGGAGGGAGTGAGGGGTGGAGGGAGTGAGGGGTGGAGGGAGTGGAGGGAGTGGAGGGVGGGVGGAGRGAGGTGGVGTGGGAGGGAGGGTRGVGGAGAGGTGGTGGGTGGAGSSGGGTVGGGVGGAGGSGGGGAGGGTGGRGGSAGGNSPTIFPIFPQLTKQPRPGYPARPGSNFPIKPAPKIPTNPTVGGGAGPQVPFIPQTIGPVVNHVNQMRRKKASVAAVLASTVGSLTVAIGSVAAAIFGYRKWRQRNVPTSSNYQTMPPRASSSGDA; this is encoded by the exons ATGGAGCGACCAG TTTATGCCGTGTCAGCCTTGCCAGTCTTCAAAGGTACAGCAAAGACTAACAAAGGGGACATACCATGCTTCGTGACACTTACCGGCAACTGCACCAGACACATGGACAAGTCACCGAAAACAATAAATTTACAAGAAGCCAAGCCCGTGGAAGTCACTGGGAAAAATGTTGCTATGCTGAGAGCTCGAATGGGGGGTCCAGCACCACTAATCGGGACTTGGGGTTACATTCGACAGAGGTTCGGTGACTCCAGCGAAGAGTTCAACCCCAGCATGGAATATGAACCTCCCGAACCAAGCCTCCCGGATTGGGAGGAGCATCCATATCCTACTGTAATTCTGCCAAATGTCCCTGGAAGTGGCGCAAACGGTGGCCGAGGAGGAGCAGGAGGTACAGGAGGGGGTGCAGGAAcaggaggagcaggaggaggtGCAGGAAcaggagcaggaggaggagggacaggaggagcaggaggaggtGCAGGAAcaggagcaggaggaggagggacaggaggagcaggaggaggtGCAGGAAcaggaggagcaggaggaggtGCAGGAACAGGAGGTGCAGGAGGAGGTGTAGGGGGAGGTGTAGGAGGTGCAGGAAGAGGTGCAGGAGGGACAGGAGGTGTAGGTACAGGAGGAGGTGCAGGAGGAGGCGCTGGAGGTGGAACAAGAGGTGTAGGAGGAGCAGGAGCAGGAGGTACAGGAGGTACTGGAGGTGGAACAGGAGGTGCAGGAAGTAGTGGCGGTGGAACAGTGGGAGGTGGAGTAGGAGGAGCAGGAGGAAGTGGAG gaggaggagcggGAGGAGGAACGGGAGGAAGAGGTGGAAGCGCGGGAGGAAACTCACCCACGATATTTCCTATCTTTCCACAGCTAACAAAACAACCT CGACCAGGATACCCTGCTAGACCAGGCTCCAATTTTCCTATAAAACCAGCACCTAAAATACCTACTAATCCCACTGTCGGGGGCGGAGCCGGTCCCCAGGTCCCCTTTATTCCTCAAACTATTGGTCCCGTCGTAAACCACGTGAACCagatgagaagaaagaaagcGTCTGTCGCGGCTGTGTTAGCCAGCACAGTTGGGTCATTAACTGTTGCAATTGGATCAGTAGCTGCGGCAATATTTGGTTATAGAAAATGGAGACAACGTAACGTACCTACGTCATCAAACTACCAGACAATGCCGCCAAGAGCATCATCCTCCGGAGATGCATGA